The Patescibacteria group bacterium genomic interval CCGGAAACCGAAGAAGCGATGTTTTCCGGAGTCAGTTGGCCTTCCTGCGGCGTAATATAAAAATTCAACCGGCCTTCTTTATGATCGTACTGAAACTCCGCCAGACCGGTAGAAGTCAAGTCCACTGAGACGATAAACTTTTGCAGATTACTCAAACTCTTCTTGACCTCGCCGGCCGGCAAGTGCGCCAAGTTAGCCGATTGCTTGAAATCATGGCAGACAATATCCGCTTTCTGACCCAGCTTGCGTAAAAAATCAGCCAAAGCCAAAGCGCCGGACAAAGCGTCTCCGGTCCAATCCTTCCTGAATACGATTAGTGTCTGCCGAGACTTTTTGACAAGCTCAAAAACCTGCTGTTGTTCATTTAGGGCCATTTTCTGCTGTCTAACGTTTAAGTCGCATTAATCTCGTGTCAATTGCACAATACTTCATTGTAGACAAATTACCGGCCATTGTCAATAGACGCATATTAAAAAATAAAACCCTTGATTCGGTCAAGGGTGGTTATTTTTAGTTATCGCTTATTCAATCATCATCCCGTCGCCGAAAGAAAAAAATTTATACTTCTTTCTAATCGCTTCATGATAGGCGGACAGAATCTTCTCTCGGCCGGCAAAGGCGGAAACTAAAACCAATAAGGTTGATTTGGGCAAATGAAAATTGGTAATCATGGCGTCTGTAAACTTGAACTTGTAACCGGGATAAATAAAAATATCAGTTAGGCGGTTGCCGGCACGCAACTGGCCGGAGGAATTAACCGAGGATTCCAGAGTCCTAACCGCGGTCGTACCTACGGCAATGATTCTGCGACCATCGGCCTTAGCCCGATTTAATCGTTTGGCCGTAATGGCGTCAATCTCCGCCCACTCCGTATGCATTTTATGTTCCAATAGATTATCAACCTTGACTGGTGCAAAAGTCCCAAGCCCCACGTGCAAAGTCACATACTCGATTCCCACGCCGCGCTTTTTCAATTGCCCTAGAAGCTTTTTAGTAAAATGCAGACCGGCGGTCGGCGCAGCCACCGACCCCGCTTCTTTAGCATAGACCGTCTGATAATCCTCTAACTTAGCAACTGTCTTGATATAAGGTGGCAAGGGCGTTTCACCCAAAGCGAACAGTTGCTGGTCATTGGCATTGAATTCCATCAGCCAAGTCTGATCGCTATCCTTCTTTGTTGCCAAAGCTGAAATATCTTCAGTCAGGACAATTTTCTGCCCCGGTTTAACTTTACCTCCCACCAAACACTGCCAAATATTTTTTTGTTTGTTAACTCCTCTTATTCTTTTCAATAAGAATATCTCCACCCGACCACCCGTATCTTTTGTACCACGCAGACGCGCCGGAATAACCTTGGAATCATTAAAAACCAAAACATCATCGGGCCGAAGCAAACTGGGCAAATCAAAAAAGTGCCGATGCTTGATCTGGCCCGTGATTTTATCCAAAATCAAAAGCCGCGCGGCATCACGCGGTTTTATGGGTTTCTGGCCGATTAATTGCCGAGGTAAACGGAAATCAAATTTATTCAGTGGTATTGTGGCTGTTTTTGGCGGTTTCATCTAAACGTTGAATTAAACGGGAAATTTTGATCGGGTTGTTAATGCTCACCAAAACAAAACCGGGATCCTCGCCGGCCGTTTCCACTTTAACATCGCCGTAATTAAAGATGGTCTTAAGCAACCCTTTTTGATTAACGGAAACGTTCTGGATGCGGTAAAGCTCAATGTCCGAAACAGTGCGATTAAACAAACCTTTTTGCGTCCGCAAAATCAACCGTTCGTTAGTCAGGGTATCCACGTCCAAATAGTTATCCATCCACACTGTCAGCATGAATACCATGATTAAAAGGTAATAAGCGAACATTAAAGCCAAAAGCACAGGCATGATTACCAAGTTATCAAAAACTCCTGGAGTAACAAAATTAATGAAAGCATAAATTACCGGCGGGATGACGAACAGTATTAAATAGGACAAAAGTATACCGATAAAAACAATCGGATGTGGCCAGAGATGAGCCAACACCAATTCATTTTGACGTTTATTGGGAACAGCGTTTAAATTTATCATACTTTCTTTATTGTAGTTTTATTGTGATGTTCCAAGCGATCCGTCGCTTTTGATTAATAAGCGACCAAAACAGCAGGGAGTCAGTTATTTGACTTTAATGGAGCCGAAAATATCAGTCAGGCCGGCAAGCCAACTGGCATCAAACAGGGAACGGCTCCAATCCAGAGTGGCTAAAGTGGTCAACGAGAACCAAACCAGCCAAACAGCAACCACGGCATAAACAACCATAACAACGATGTTAAGGGAAGAAAAAAATCCGAATCTGATCAAGTGGTAATAGTTAATCAGGGTGTATAAGATAAAAATCGCCACTACGATCAAGTAGAGCCAATAAAAAACTCCGATGGTTAAAGAAAAATCTAATTGTGAAAACATAAAATCTTTATTTCTTTTTATATAAATTTCTCCTGAAGATTAACCGGCGGGGTAGCGCCCAAATGCCGATAAGCCTCTTCAGCTAAAACACGTCCGCGGGAAGTGCGGTTAATGAACCCCAATTGCAACAAAAACGGTTCAATCACATCTTCAATCGTATCCATATCCTCGGACAAGGCCGCGGAAATAGTGTTCAAACCGACCGGACCGCCATTAAACTTTTCTAATAACAATTTCAAATACAAATGATCGACATGATCCAATCCTAATTCATCAACCTCTAAAAGCTTCAAGGCCTCATTGGCCGTCTCTTCATTAATTTTACCATCTTTCTTGACTTGGGCAAAATCACGAACGCGCTTGAGCAACCGATTGGCGATACGCGGAGTCTGACGAGCGCGGCCGGCAATAATCCCTCTGGCTGTTTCATCCATTTCAATTGACAATATCTTGGCGGCCCGGGAAATGATTTCGCCGATTTCTTGTTTGTTATAAAAATTCAAACGGAAAACATTACCGAAGCGATCGCGCAAAGGCGAAGACAGACCACTGATCTTGGTGGTTGCTCCGACCAAAGTGAATTTAGGCAGATTAAGCCGCAAAGTCCGAGCCGACGGTCCTTTGCCGATGACAATATCCAAGGCGTAATCCTCCATAGCCGGATACAACACTTCTTCAATGGACTTGTTTAGACGATGAATTTCATCCACAAACAGAATATCACCTT includes:
- the queA gene encoding tRNA preQ1(34) S-adenosylmethionine ribosyltransferase-isomerase QueA — encoded protein: MPLNKFDFRLPRQLIGQKPIKPRDAARLLILDKITGQIKHRHFFDLPSLLRPDDVLVFNDSKVIPARLRGTKDTGGRVEIFLLKRIRGVNKQKNIWQCLVGGKVKPGQKIVLTEDISALATKKDSDQTWLMEFNANDQQLFALGETPLPPYIKTVAKLEDYQTVYAKEAGSVAAPTAGLHFTKKLLGQLKKRGVGIEYVTLHVGLGTFAPVKVDNLLEHKMHTEWAEIDAITAKRLNRAKADGRRIIAVGTTAVRTLESSVNSSGQLRAGNRLTDIFIYPGYKFKFTDAMITNFHLPKSTLLVLVSAFAGREKILSAYHEAIRKKYKFFSFGDGMMIE
- a CDS encoding PH domain-containing protein, with product MINLNAVPNKRQNELVLAHLWPHPIVFIGILLSYLILFVIPPVIYAFINFVTPGVFDNLVIMPVLLALMFAYYLLIMVFMLTVWMDNYLDVDTLTNERLILRTQKGLFNRTVSDIELYRIQNVSVNQKGLLKTIFNYGDVKVETAGEDPGFVLVSINNPIKISRLIQRLDETAKNSHNTTE
- the ruvB gene encoding Holliday junction branch migration DNA helicase RuvB; this encodes MAEIAEDRVIAAQDDGNDTVLDLTLRPKSLGEYVGQQAVKDNLQIFMEAAKTREEPLEHVLIFGPPGLGKTTLAHIIANEMDANIKITSGPAIERTGDLAAILTNLNEGDILFVDEIHRLNKSIEEVLYPAMEDYALDIVIGKGPSARTLRLNLPKFTLVGATTKISGLSSPLRDRFGNVFRLNFYNKQEIGEIISRAAKILSIEMDETARGIIAGRARQTPRIANRLLKRVRDFAQVKKDGKINEETANEALKLLEVDELGLDHVDHLYLKLLLEKFNGGPVGLNTISAALSEDMDTIEDVIEPFLLQLGFINRTSRGRVLAEEAYRHLGATPPVNLQEKFI